The following proteins are co-located in the Nocardioides piscis genome:
- a CDS encoding glucarate dehydratase family protein — MTSRISRVVVTPVAFGDPPLLNVVGVHQPWALRAIVEVHTDSGLLGLGETYADEAHLDRLAAVAAAIPGVDPFDLASLRRVVVEVLGQETGGGGASFGGMLDVRSAVETVFSPFEVACLDLQGHETGRPVSEVLGGRVRDRVPFSGYLFYKWAGHPGAADDAWGEALTPDQVVAQARTMVDGWGFGSLKLKGGVFHPDQECEAIEALRDAFPDLPLRLDPNGAWTPTTSLEVAARLAGVIEYLEDPTPGIEGMAEVSAATDVPMATNMCVIAMEHLPPAIAQDAVQIVLSDHHLWGGLRRSQLLAGIAETWGLGLSMHSNSHLGVSLAAMTHLAAATPTLTYACDTHYPWKTQDLVKPGVLSFEGGSVAVPSTPGLGVELDRDMLATLHEQYLTCGVRRREDTVYMRSIQPDFTPNTSRW; from the coding sequence ATGACGTCGCGGATCTCCCGGGTCGTCGTCACCCCCGTCGCGTTCGGCGACCCGCCGCTGCTCAACGTCGTGGGCGTCCACCAGCCCTGGGCGCTGCGTGCGATCGTCGAGGTCCACACCGACTCCGGCCTGCTCGGCCTCGGCGAGACGTATGCCGACGAGGCACACCTCGACCGCCTCGCAGCCGTGGCGGCTGCCATCCCCGGCGTCGACCCCTTCGACCTCGCCTCGCTCCGTCGGGTCGTGGTCGAGGTGCTCGGCCAGGAGACCGGCGGCGGCGGGGCCAGCTTCGGTGGCATGCTCGACGTGCGGTCGGCGGTCGAGACCGTCTTCTCCCCGTTCGAGGTCGCCTGCCTCGACCTGCAGGGTCACGAGACCGGCCGCCCGGTGAGCGAGGTGCTCGGTGGGCGGGTGCGCGACCGGGTGCCGTTCAGCGGCTACCTCTTCTACAAGTGGGCAGGCCACCCCGGTGCCGCGGACGACGCCTGGGGCGAGGCGCTCACCCCCGACCAGGTCGTGGCCCAGGCGCGGACGATGGTCGACGGCTGGGGCTTCGGCTCGCTCAAGCTCAAGGGTGGCGTGTTCCACCCCGACCAGGAGTGCGAGGCGATCGAGGCGTTGCGCGATGCCTTCCCCGACCTGCCGCTGCGGCTCGACCCCAACGGTGCGTGGACCCCGACGACGTCGCTCGAGGTCGCCGCTCGTCTGGCGGGTGTCATCGAATACCTCGAGGACCCCACCCCGGGGATCGAGGGGATGGCCGAGGTCTCCGCTGCGACCGACGTGCCGATGGCGACCAACATGTGCGTGATCGCGATGGAGCACCTGCCACCCGCGATCGCCCAGGACGCCGTCCAGATCGTGCTCTCCGACCACCACCTCTGGGGCGGCCTGCGCCGGTCCCAGCTGCTGGCCGGCATCGCCGAGACATGGGGACTCGGCCTGTCGATGCACAGCAATTCACACCTCGGGGTGTCGCTCGCGGCGATGACCCACCTCGCCGCGGCGACGCCGACGCTGACCTATGCCTGTGACACGCACTACCCGTGGAAGACCCAGGACCTGGTCAAGCCAGGCGTCCTGAGCTTCGAGGGCGGCTCCGTCGCCGTACCCTCCACCCCCGGCCTGGGCGTCGAGCTCGACCGCGACATGCTCGCGACCCTGCACGAGCAATACCTCACCTGCGGCGTCCGCCGACGCGAGGACACCGTCTACATGCGCTCCATCCAGCCGGACTTCACGCCCAACACCTCGCGCTGGTAG
- a CDS encoding universal stress protein produces MTVLIGFVPTRVGEAALAAGLAEAAARGDDVVILNSPRRGATVDPDLVDEGVEATLLDAASAVGVSATVDHTDHGADIVEAFESAIERTGARLVVIGMRRRSPVGKLMMGSDAQRLLLSLDVPILAVKPAR; encoded by the coding sequence ATGACCGTGCTGATCGGCTTTGTGCCCACCCGTGTCGGCGAGGCAGCCCTCGCCGCCGGACTTGCGGAGGCCGCTGCGCGCGGCGACGACGTCGTCATCCTCAACAGCCCCCGCCGAGGTGCCACGGTCGACCCCGACCTGGTCGACGAGGGCGTCGAGGCCACGCTGCTCGACGCCGCGTCAGCGGTCGGCGTGAGCGCCACGGTCGACCACACCGACCACGGCGCCGACATCGTCGAGGCCTTCGAGTCCGCCATCGAACGCACCGGTGCCCGCCTCGTCGTGATCGGGATGCGCCGCCGCTCGCCGGTCGGCAAGCTGATGATGGGCAGCGACGCCCAGCGGCTGCTCCTCTCGCTCGACGTGCCGATCCTGGCCGTCAAGCCCGCCCGATGA
- a CDS encoding tripartite tricarboxylate transporter permease: MDWNAFLDGFGVVTQPTNLLYCLIGVLIGMLIGVLPGLGPAATMAILLPIAYNADDPISAIIMLAGIYYGAQYGGTITSVLLRIPGEASSVVTVFDGFALAKQGKAGTALGIAAIGSFFGATVSIIGLTLLGPIVAGYALQFGPPEYAALALLGVLLVATVGNGHTVKALVAAAVGLLLATVGSDSFTSANRFTFDTLQLQAGIDFVVVAMGLFGVGEILYNLEERHGKPHVPAAIANIWPSRKDLKQASPAIGRGSVIGFFLGVLPGGGAVMASLAAYAAEKRIAKDPSRFGRGAIEGVAGPESANNAAATSSFIPLLTIGIPANASMAMLFAALLVVGVTPGPQLIDENPDLFWGVINSMYIGNLILLILSIPLVGVFVKILRVRPAILAPITALITILGVYTINNSVFDIFVMIVFGIVGYLMKKTGFEPGPLVLAFVLGSLMESSFRRSMLIFEGDPTGFVTRPISGTILAFILLVLALPLIRLAFRRRSPETTPDHPPIDQTERIDQEGGRR, translated from the coding sequence ATGGACTGGAACGCCTTCCTCGACGGCTTCGGCGTCGTGACGCAGCCGACCAACCTGCTCTACTGCCTGATCGGCGTCCTGATCGGCATGCTGATCGGTGTCCTGCCGGGTCTCGGCCCGGCCGCGACGATGGCCATCCTGCTGCCGATCGCCTACAACGCCGACGACCCGATCTCCGCGATCATCATGCTTGCCGGCATCTACTACGGCGCGCAGTACGGCGGCACCATCACCTCGGTCCTGCTGCGGATCCCTGGTGAGGCGAGCTCGGTCGTCACCGTCTTCGACGGCTTCGCGCTGGCCAAGCAGGGCAAGGCCGGCACCGCGCTCGGCATCGCGGCGATCGGCTCGTTCTTCGGTGCCACCGTCTCGATCATCGGCCTGACGCTGCTCGGCCCGATCGTGGCCGGTTATGCACTGCAGTTCGGGCCGCCCGAATATGCCGCGCTCGCGCTGCTCGGCGTCCTGCTGGTGGCCACCGTCGGCAACGGCCACACGGTCAAGGCCCTGGTCGCTGCCGCGGTCGGGCTGCTGCTGGCCACCGTCGGCAGCGACAGCTTCACCAGCGCCAACCGCTTCACCTTCGACACCCTCCAGCTGCAGGCCGGGATCGACTTCGTCGTCGTCGCCATGGGCCTGTTCGGCGTCGGCGAGATCCTCTACAACCTCGAGGAACGGCACGGCAAGCCCCACGTCCCCGCCGCCATCGCCAACATCTGGCCCTCCCGCAAGGACCTCAAGCAGGCGTCGCCCGCGATCGGCCGCGGCTCGGTCATCGGCTTCTTCCTCGGCGTGCTGCCGGGTGGCGGCGCAGTGATGGCCAGCCTGGCGGCATACGCCGCGGAGAAGCGCATCGCCAAGGACCCCTCCCGCTTCGGTCGCGGCGCGATCGAGGGCGTCGCTGGCCCGGAGTCGGCCAACAACGCCGCCGCGACGTCGTCCTTCATCCCGTTGCTGACGATCGGCATCCCTGCCAACGCCTCGATGGCCATGCTCTTCGCGGCGCTCCTCGTCGTCGGTGTCACGCCCGGACCCCAGCTCATCGACGAGAACCCGGACCTCTTCTGGGGCGTCATCAACTCGATGTACATCGGCAACCTGATCCTGCTGATCCTGAGCATCCCGCTGGTCGGCGTCTTCGTGAAGATCCTGCGGGTGCGCCCGGCGATCCTGGCGCCGATCACGGCCCTGATCACGATCCTGGGCGTCTACACGATCAACAACTCCGTCTTCGACATCTTCGTGATGATCGTCTTCGGCATCGTGGGCTACCTGATGAAGAAGACGGGCTTCGAGCCCGGCCCGCTCGTGCTCGCCTTCGTGCTCGGATCGTTGATGGAGTCGAGCTTCCGGCGCTCGATGCTGATCTTCGAGGGCGACCCGACCGGCTTCGTCACCCGACCCATCTCCGGCACGATCCTGGCCTTCATCCTGCTCGTGCTCGCCCTGCCGCTGATCAGGCTGGCGTTCCGGCGCCGCTCGCCCGAGACCACTCCCGACCATCCCCCGATCGACCAGACTGAGCGCATTGATCAAGAAGGAGGCAGGCGATGA
- a CDS encoding tripartite tricarboxylate transporter TctB family protein: MTTREPETDRTDEPDILAELQAEVARELADERPPAGGPAYQLVSAAVVLVLGIGAAVLAHGYGLGSLRRPGPGLWPFAVSLVIVLLAIVLLVIGRTLDDAEKFTRSSFLVLAGGATFVGLGLLLPTIGFEIPALALCVVWLRFLGGESWRSTIVISLCTTAAFYLLFLYALKIPLPHLLAF; the protein is encoded by the coding sequence ATGACCACGCGCGAGCCTGAGACGGACCGGACCGACGAGCCCGACATCCTTGCCGAGCTCCAGGCCGAGGTCGCCCGGGAGCTGGCCGACGAACGGCCGCCGGCCGGTGGACCGGCCTACCAGCTCGTCTCAGCCGCCGTGGTCCTCGTCCTCGGCATCGGGGCCGCAGTCCTCGCACACGGCTACGGGCTCGGGTCGCTCCGGCGGCCCGGCCCGGGGCTCTGGCCCTTCGCCGTCTCGCTCGTCATCGTCCTCCTCGCCATCGTGCTGCTCGTCATCGGCCGAACCCTGGACGATGCGGAGAAGTTCACCCGGTCCAGCTTCCTGGTGCTGGCCGGTGGCGCGACCTTCGTCGGCCTTGGACTGCTGCTCCCCACGATCGGCTTCGAGATCCCCGCCCTCGCGCTCTGCGTCGTGTGGCTCCGCTTCCTCGGTGGCGAGTCCTGGCGCAGCACGATCGTGATCTCGCTCTGCACGACGGCGGCGTTCTACCTGCTGTTCCTCTACGCCCTCAAGATCCCGCTGCCCCACCTGCTCGCCTTCTGA
- a CDS encoding Bug family tripartite tricarboxylate transporter substrate binding protein, translating to MRKNLSLAAVTTAAALALVACGGVENTAGGGSDSGDYPSGAVEMPVGASAGGSSDLISRQVAQGLSDELGGTFSVINREGANGALAAAEVAKAEADGSTISVQNASLYAITPLAVGEDEVTNIEDFDVVQGVSRDDYVLVASKGSGFTAVDDFANADGKITYGTTGVGTGAQLACALTFNVNDTPAEAIPFDGGAPALTALLGNQVDTACLQVGEAVENIESGKIVPLVVFGPERVEFLPDVPTAQEQGLDVEVSQYRFMTVPKGTPQDVQDAIAEAMQATFETEEYKAFNEQNNLTPLEVSGDEIVTMLEEDKQRYADLVEEYGIDLGDAS from the coding sequence ATGCGCAAGAACCTCAGCCTTGCAGCGGTCACCACCGCCGCCGCCCTGGCCCTCGTCGCCTGCGGCGGCGTCGAGAACACCGCCGGCGGCGGAAGCGACTCGGGCGACTACCCGTCCGGCGCGGTCGAGATGCCGGTCGGTGCCTCGGCCGGCGGGTCCTCCGACCTGATCAGCCGTCAGGTCGCCCAGGGCCTTTCCGACGAGCTCGGCGGCACCTTCTCGGTGATCAACCGCGAGGGCGCCAACGGCGCGCTCGCCGCGGCCGAGGTCGCCAAGGCCGAGGCCGACGGCTCCACCATCTCGGTCCAGAATGCCTCGCTCTACGCCATCACCCCCCTCGCCGTCGGCGAGGACGAGGTCACCAACATCGAGGACTTCGACGTCGTCCAGGGCGTCTCTCGCGACGACTACGTGCTCGTGGCCAGCAAGGGCAGCGGCTTCACCGCGGTCGACGACTTCGCCAATGCCGACGGCAAGATCACGTATGGCACCACGGGCGTCGGCACCGGAGCCCAGCTCGCCTGCGCGCTGACCTTCAACGTCAACGACACCCCGGCCGAGGCGATCCCCTTCGACGGTGGCGCACCCGCGCTCACAGCACTGCTGGGCAACCAGGTCGACACCGCCTGCCTGCAGGTCGGCGAGGCGGTCGAGAACATCGAGTCCGGCAAGATCGTCCCGCTCGTCGTCTTCGGCCCCGAGCGCGTGGAGTTCCTCCCCGACGTGCCGACCGCGCAGGAGCAGGGTCTCGACGTCGAGGTCTCGCAGTACCGTTTCATGACCGTCCCGAAGGGCACCCCGCAAGACGTCCAGGACGCGATCGCCGAGGCGATGCAGGCGACCTTCGAGACCGAGGAGTACAAGGCCTTCAACGAGCAGAACAACCTCACCCCCCTCGAGGTCTCCGGTGACGAGATCGTGACCATGCTCGAGGAGGACAAGCAGCGCTACGCAGACCTCGTCGAGGAATACGGCATCGACCTCGGCGACGCGAGCTGA
- a CDS encoding LysR family transcriptional regulator → MAITLDQVRCFIAVAEELHFGRAADRLSMTQPPLSRQIQKLEKTVGAQLLERDNRRVALTGAGAAFLDEAYRLLNLVEGAGDLARRVDAGAAGVVRLGFTAVSAISILGPLLRRLTAALPDVEVLLSERVTLAQVDGIRRGELDIGLARPPFDTDLLQSRVVLREALMAVVPVDHPLAASDRPLTPQDFDGQPVIGYDPQQSRYFHELSVRFLANAHPRIEQRVHQILTAMLLVAADRGLAFAPASAASLAVSGVVFKELVHGGGDTALDTDPERPVELYAVWSRESVPPVVRRVLDVMLAG, encoded by the coding sequence ATGGCGATCACGCTCGACCAGGTGCGATGCTTCATCGCTGTCGCGGAGGAGCTGCACTTCGGCCGGGCGGCCGACCGGCTCAGCATGACGCAGCCCCCGCTGTCACGGCAGATCCAGAAGCTGGAGAAGACCGTCGGGGCGCAGCTGCTCGAGCGCGACAACCGACGGGTCGCGCTGACGGGTGCCGGTGCGGCATTTCTCGACGAGGCCTATCGGCTGCTCAACCTGGTCGAAGGCGCCGGCGATCTGGCCCGCCGGGTCGATGCCGGCGCGGCCGGTGTGGTGCGGCTGGGCTTCACGGCCGTGTCGGCCATCTCGATCCTGGGTCCGCTGCTGCGGCGGCTGACCGCCGCCCTCCCCGACGTCGAGGTCCTCCTCTCCGAGCGCGTGACACTGGCCCAGGTCGACGGCATCCGCCGCGGCGAGCTGGACATCGGCCTCGCCCGGCCACCGTTCGACACCGACCTCCTGCAGTCACGCGTCGTGCTGCGCGAGGCCCTGATGGCGGTCGTGCCTGTGGACCATCCGCTCGCAGCGTCGGACCGGCCGCTGACTCCACAGGACTTCGATGGCCAGCCGGTCATCGGCTACGACCCGCAGCAGTCGCGCTACTTCCACGAGCTGTCGGTGCGCTTCCTGGCCAACGCCCATCCCCGTATCGAGCAGCGCGTCCACCAGATCCTCACCGCGATGCTGCTCGTCGCGGCTGACCGCGGACTGGCTTTCGCTCCCGCCTCGGCCGCCTCGCTGGCCGTCTCCGGCGTGGTCTTCAAGGAGCTCGTCCACGGCGGCGGTGACACGGCGCTGGACACCGACCCGGAGCGGCCGGTGGAGCTCTATGCGGTCTGGTCGCGCGAGTCGGTGCCACCGGTCGTCCGACGCGTGCTGGACGTGATGCTCGCCGGCTGA
- a CDS encoding NAD(P)-binding protein produces the protein MTRRLDVDYLVVGAGAMGMAFTDALIDHSDARVLLVDRRHGAGGHWLEAYPFVRLHQASAFYGVASTLLGGGALQESGPEQGLQERAAQGEITSYYARMLDRMLQSGQVEFAANSDFDDKHRVVSRISGEAVDVPATCRIVNAHYLAPSIPAEKPPPFEVLDGAHVVPVNDLARLEEAPSEYVVVGSGKTATDACIWLLAHGVDPDAICWVRPRDPWMFNRARVQPDPEIFLGLAADIMQAGAEASSLDDLFLRMEDAGVMLRIDRSVTPTMAKTPTLATWELEQLRTLENVVRRGHVVAVDRGKLTFADGAVAVADDAVIVHCAADGLKYPPLVPVWRPEDITLQPIRAGFPCFGAALIGYVEATRSEDDEKNRLCPPSPYGDTMAGWARMTVLGTRATMSFSAEPDIKEWADGVALNPARLPPDHPQSAALTDARQRLSTHTRSALERLAQLSVG, from the coding sequence ATGACGCGGAGGTTGGACGTCGACTACCTCGTGGTGGGCGCGGGCGCCATGGGCATGGCGTTCACCGATGCGTTGATCGACCACAGCGACGCCCGCGTGCTGCTGGTCGACCGCCGCCACGGGGCGGGCGGGCACTGGTTGGAGGCCTATCCCTTCGTGCGACTGCACCAGGCATCGGCCTTCTATGGCGTCGCCTCGACGCTGCTCGGTGGCGGCGCCCTGCAGGAGAGCGGTCCTGAGCAAGGTCTCCAGGAGCGCGCAGCCCAGGGCGAGATCACGTCGTACTACGCACGGATGCTCGACAGGATGCTGCAGTCGGGTCAGGTCGAGTTCGCCGCGAACAGCGACTTCGACGACAAGCACAGGGTCGTCTCGCGCATCTCGGGAGAAGCGGTCGACGTTCCAGCGACGTGTCGGATCGTCAATGCCCACTACCTCGCGCCCAGCATCCCGGCGGAGAAGCCACCGCCGTTCGAGGTCCTCGACGGCGCACACGTCGTGCCGGTCAACGACCTCGCGCGCCTGGAGGAGGCGCCGAGCGAATATGTCGTCGTCGGCTCCGGCAAGACGGCGACCGATGCGTGCATCTGGCTGCTCGCGCACGGCGTCGATCCGGACGCGATCTGCTGGGTGCGGCCTCGTGACCCGTGGATGTTCAACCGGGCCAGGGTCCAGCCCGATCCGGAGATCTTCCTGGGGCTCGCCGCGGACATCATGCAGGCGGGTGCTGAGGCCAGCTCACTCGACGACCTCTTCCTCCGGATGGAGGACGCCGGCGTGATGCTGCGGATCGACCGCTCGGTCACGCCGACGATGGCCAAGACGCCGACGCTGGCGACCTGGGAGCTCGAGCAGCTGCGGACGCTGGAGAACGTCGTGCGCCGCGGGCACGTCGTGGCCGTCGACCGGGGCAAGCTGACCTTCGCCGACGGGGCGGTCGCGGTGGCGGACGACGCCGTCATCGTGCACTGCGCGGCCGACGGTCTGAAATATCCGCCACTCGTCCCGGTCTGGCGGCCCGAGGACATCACGCTGCAGCCGATCCGGGCAGGGTTCCCGTGCTTCGGTGCGGCCCTGATCGGCTATGTCGAGGCGACCCGCTCCGAGGACGACGAGAAGAACCGACTGTGTCCGCCATCGCCATACGGGGACACGATGGCGGGGTGGGCGCGGATGACGGTGCTGGGCACCCGGGCCACGATGTCCTTCTCCGCCGAGCCCGACATCAAGGAGTGGGCCGACGGCGTGGCGCTCAACCCTGCGCGGCTGCCACCCGACCATCCGCAGTCCGCGGCACTGACCGACGCACGTCAACGGCTCAGCACGCACACCAGGTCGGCGCTGGAGCGGCTCGCCCAGCTGAGCGTCGGCTGA
- a CDS encoding DUF2200 domain-containing protein — protein MSRIFTTSFASVYPHYVAKVEKKGRTKAELDQVIEWLTGYDESALAEHLTAGTTFEDFFADAHLNPDAHLVTGVICGHRVEEIADPLMKQIRCLDKLVDELARGKAMEKILRS, from the coding sequence GTGAGCCGCATCTTCACGACGAGCTTTGCGTCGGTCTATCCCCACTACGTGGCCAAGGTCGAGAAGAAGGGGCGCACGAAGGCCGAGCTGGACCAGGTGATCGAGTGGCTGACGGGGTACGACGAGTCGGCGCTGGCCGAACACCTCACCGCGGGCACGACCTTCGAGGACTTCTTCGCCGACGCGCACCTCAACCCCGACGCGCACCTCGTGACCGGTGTGATCTGCGGACATCGGGTCGAGGAGATTGCGGATCCGTTGATGAAACAGATCCGCTGTCTCGACAAGCTGGTCGACGAGCTGGCCAGGGGCAAGGCGATGGAGAAGATCCTGAGGTCGTGA
- a CDS encoding HNH endonuclease encodes MATPPAAPAAAPDDSLRAMAGALLATPVAADPKDCIDQLDALERLKSAISAAQARVTHSLDQHRQAQAEARRMLEPTRRWPNPDAGIGKEIGLARRESPHDGRRKLNLARALVRDLPETLAALERGDINERRAEIIAGETADLEASRRRAVDAAVSHDLAGLGDADLRDRVRREVLRRDDAGWLARHERARAKRRVSGRIIGDGMARLTALLPAADVALIMTSLSDAAEAARARGDERSRGQLVADTLVGRLGGLSRSAPLPTALKLIVSAETLLGDGREPGYVMGAGYVPASVARSLALAGAQHASSTIQRLFAMPRTGALLAVESASSFFRGGLADLIDLRDRRCRSPYCNAPIRHRDHVVSRAQGGATDLANAQGLCEACNYAKESPGWRHEPVADPLTVTEIVVTTPTGHRHRSRAPDPPIDRSDPSPLERLVSARLLAVAG; translated from the coding sequence ATGGCGACCCCACCCGCAGCCCCCGCTGCGGCCCCTGACGACTCCCTCCGCGCGATGGCGGGGGCCCTCCTCGCGACCCCGGTGGCCGCCGACCCCAAGGACTGCATCGACCAGCTCGACGCCCTCGAGCGTCTCAAGTCCGCGATCAGTGCTGCGCAGGCGCGCGTCACGCACTCGCTCGACCAGCACCGGCAGGCCCAGGCCGAGGCCCGTCGGATGCTGGAGCCCACACGGCGCTGGCCCAACCCCGACGCCGGGATCGGCAAGGAGATCGGCCTCGCCCGACGGGAGTCACCGCATGACGGCCGCCGCAAGCTCAACCTCGCTCGGGCGCTGGTCCGCGACCTACCGGAGACGCTCGCTGCGCTGGAGCGTGGTGACATCAACGAGCGCCGCGCCGAGATCATCGCCGGCGAGACGGCCGACCTGGAGGCCAGCCGGCGTCGGGCGGTCGACGCAGCCGTCAGCCACGACCTCGCCGGGTTGGGCGATGCGGACCTTCGCGACCGCGTCCGCCGTGAGGTGCTCCGCCGCGACGACGCGGGCTGGCTCGCCCGCCACGAGCGAGCGCGCGCGAAGCGCCGGGTGAGCGGCCGCATCATCGGCGACGGGATGGCTCGGCTCACCGCCCTCCTCCCGGCCGCTGACGTCGCCTTGATCATGACCTCCCTCAGCGACGCGGCTGAGGCTGCCCGCGCTCGCGGAGACGAGCGCAGCCGCGGCCAGCTGGTCGCCGACACCCTGGTCGGGCGCCTGGGTGGCCTGAGCCGCAGCGCTCCGCTGCCCACGGCCCTCAAGCTGATCGTGAGTGCCGAGACCTTGCTGGGCGACGGTCGCGAGCCGGGCTACGTGATGGGAGCGGGCTACGTCCCGGCGTCCGTGGCGAGGAGTCTCGCGCTGGCCGGAGCCCAGCACGCGAGCTCCACGATCCAACGGCTCTTCGCCATGCCGAGGACGGGAGCGCTGCTAGCCGTGGAGTCGGCGTCGAGCTTCTTCCGGGGAGGGCTGGCCGACCTCATCGACCTGCGCGACCGGCGGTGCCGCTCGCCATACTGCAACGCCCCGATCCGACACCGCGACCACGTGGTCTCCCGCGCCCAGGGCGGTGCGACCGACCTCGCCAACGCCCAAGGGCTGTGCGAGGCCTGCAACTACGCCAAGGAGTCACCGGGCTGGCGCCACGAGCCCGTCGCCGACCCACTGACGGTCACCGAGATCGTGGTGACGACCCCCACCGGCCACAGGCACCGCTCCCGGGCTCCCGATCCACCGATCGATCGCAGTGACCCCTCGCCACTCGAGCGCCTGGTCTCTGCGAGGTTGCTCGCGGTCGCTGGCTGA
- a CDS encoding alpha/beta fold hydrolase: MIWSRTGGRDDGPLLVLLHGLGASAGAYGGVEALLPASWPGGWLVVDLPGHGRSDWAAPYSFRRHADAVLSTLPAGRDVVIVGHSMGGVVALELATDPRVRGVVAFGVKVSWPESDVAGAQRLAGRPVQLFASRAEAVQRHLRLAGLSELVPGDDPRVAAGVVETADGWRVAQDPATFGVGVPDMALLLSQAPCPVVLARGEHDPMVSDDDLAALADDPVVLSGLGHNAHVEDPQAVLALTRQLVPETP, encoded by the coding sequence GTGATCTGGTCCCGAACAGGCGGTCGCGACGACGGACCGCTGCTCGTGCTGCTGCACGGGCTGGGAGCGAGCGCCGGGGCGTATGGCGGTGTCGAGGCCCTGCTTCCTGCGAGCTGGCCCGGTGGCTGGCTGGTCGTGGACCTGCCCGGCCACGGGCGCTCGGACTGGGCTGCGCCGTACTCCTTCCGGCGACACGCCGACGCCGTGCTCTCCACGCTGCCGGCCGGTCGGGACGTCGTGATCGTCGGCCACTCGATGGGTGGGGTCGTGGCGCTGGAGCTGGCGACCGATCCGCGGGTGCGTGGTGTCGTGGCGTTCGGGGTGAAGGTGAGCTGGCCCGAGTCAGACGTGGCCGGGGCGCAGCGGCTGGCTGGTCGTCCTGTCCAGCTCTTCGCTTCTCGCGCCGAGGCTGTGCAGCGGCACCTGCGGCTGGCGGGGCTCTCGGAGCTCGTGCCCGGCGACGACCCACGGGTTGCTGCCGGTGTCGTCGAGACCGCGGACGGGTGGCGGGTCGCCCAGGACCCGGCGACGTTCGGGGTGGGAGTGCCAGACATGGCCCTCCTGCTGTCTCAGGCTCCGTGTCCCGTCGTGCTGGCTCGCGGTGAGCACGACCCGATGGTCAGTGATGACGACCTCGCAGCGCTGGCGGACGACCCGGTCGTGCTCTCGGGGCTCGGGCACAACGCGCACGTCGAGGACCCGCAGGCGGTCCTGGCGCTAACACGCCAACTGGTCCCGGAGACACCTTGA
- a CDS encoding thioesterase family protein, with translation MPYFERTGLSTYRPTEHVSGAWNPDEQHVAPALGLLAHVTEQDRDSRREDRLLVTRLSYDIWGTIPMDEVTTSVRVLRPGRTVELVEASLSHDGRTAVTLRAWLMRPGQTDALAGGRLPAIPGPRETPGWDPTSVWPGGFIASAEVRRRQEEPGRAVVWTTTDVALVDGEPVSTLARTAAMLDIVNGMSVRADPRAVAFPNLDLTAHLLREPVGAWTGFDATVSFGVHGVGVTSSVLHDEDGPLGTMAQTLTVRPSSRH, from the coding sequence ATGCCCTACTTCGAACGCACCGGACTGTCGACCTACCGACCCACCGAGCACGTTTCTGGGGCGTGGAACCCGGATGAACAGCACGTCGCCCCCGCCCTCGGTCTCCTTGCCCACGTGACCGAGCAGGACCGCGACAGCCGCCGCGAGGACCGCCTGCTCGTCACCCGCCTGTCCTACGACATCTGGGGCACCATCCCGATGGACGAGGTCACCACCTCGGTCCGCGTGCTGCGTCCCGGCCGCACGGTCGAGCTCGTCGAGGCCTCCCTCAGCCACGACGGCCGCACCGCGGTCACGCTGCGAGCCTGGCTGATGCGCCCAGGTCAGACCGACGCCCTCGCCGGTGGCCGGCTCCCCGCCATACCGGGACCGCGCGAGACCCCTGGGTGGGACCCCACCTCCGTGTGGCCCGGCGGCTTCATCGCCTCAGCCGAGGTCCGGCGCCGGCAGGAGGAGCCGGGTCGGGCAGTCGTGTGGACCACCACCGACGTCGCGCTGGTCGACGGCGAGCCCGTCAGCACCCTCGCCCGCACCGCCGCGATGCTCGACATCGTCAACGGCATGAGCGTCCGGGCGGACCCCCGCGCCGTCGCGTTCCCCAACCTCGACCTCACCGCGCACCTGCTGCGCGAACCCGTCGGCGCCTGGACCGGGTTCGACGCCACGGTCTCCTTCGGCGTTCACGGCGTCGGTGTCACCAGCAGCGTCCTGCACGACGAGGACGGTCCGCTCGGCACCATGGCGCAGACGCTGACCGTGCGACCGAGCAGTCGGCACTGA